One genomic segment of Clostridium estertheticum subsp. estertheticum includes these proteins:
- a CDS encoding ABC transporter substrate-binding protein, with translation MKKFMSIILIVTMASVLLVGCGQKQAKVNSLEAVKASGKLTVGLDDSYPPMEFRDSKNKLVGFDVDLGDAVGKKLGVKTEYITNDFNGMVLALGSSKFNVIISAMSITDARKKSINFSDSYVMGGQVAIIKQGNTKITKIADLKGKIVSCQLGSTGDTAATAMKGLKEVKRYDKITDAYQDLSIGRVDAVVMDAQVGQYYVAKKPGQFKVLNEQISKEPIGIGFKKQDKELQEAIQKALNELKADGTLSKISQKWFGFDAYKK, from the coding sequence TTGAAAAAATTCATGTCGATAATACTAATAGTTACTATGGCGAGTGTATTACTTGTCGGTTGTGGTCAGAAACAAGCAAAGGTTAATTCATTAGAAGCAGTTAAGGCATCAGGTAAACTTACGGTAGGACTAGATGATTCTTATCCTCCAATGGAATTTAGAGATTCTAAAAATAAGTTAGTTGGTTTTGATGTGGATTTAGGAGATGCAGTGGGAAAGAAATTAGGAGTAAAGACAGAATATATTACTAATGATTTTAATGGAATGGTTTTGGCTCTTGGATCATCAAAATTTAATGTTATAATTTCAGCTATGAGTATTACAGATGCTAGAAAAAAGAGTATAAATTTTTCAGACTCTTATGTGATGGGTGGTCAAGTTGCTATTATAAAACAAGGAAATACGAAAATAACAAAAATAGCTGATTTAAAAGGCAAAATAGTATCTTGTCAGTTAGGTTCTACAGGTGATACTGCAGCAACAGCGATGAAAGGACTTAAGGAAGTCAAAAGGTATGACAAAATTACGGATGCATACCAGGACTTATCAATTGGAAGAGTAGATGCAGTAGTTATGGATGCTCAAGTTGGCCAATATTATGTAGCCAAGAAGCCTGGTCAATTTAAAGTTTTAAATGAACAAATTAGTAAAGAACCTATTGGAATTGGATTTAAAAAACAAGATAAGGAATTACAAGAAGCAATACAAAAGGCACTTAATGAACTAAAAGCCGATGGAACCCTTTCTAAGATTTCTCAAAAATGGTTCGGATTTGACGCATATAAGAAATAG
- a CDS encoding amino acid ABC transporter permease, translating to MDISILKEMFPVLLQGSLLTIELTIISVVIGTLIGIVTALMKLSKNKLLACVAGFYTWIFRGTPMLLQLFAFYYVLPFVGVQLSPFQTAIIGLSLNSGAYMAEIIRGGILSVDKGQFEACRSLGFTYIDTMKRVVLPQTFKIIIPSVGNEFITMLKDTSLVSTITMSEVMRKAQILSASTFRPMESFFIAGCLYLLMTTIFTTVFSHYEKKLSVY from the coding sequence ATGGATATAAGTATTTTAAAAGAAATGTTTCCTGTGTTATTGCAAGGAAGTTTACTTACAATAGAACTAACTATAATATCAGTAGTAATCGGAACTTTAATAGGGATAGTTACAGCATTAATGAAACTATCTAAAAATAAATTGCTGGCTTGTGTAGCAGGGTTTTACACCTGGATATTTAGGGGAACGCCTATGCTTCTTCAATTATTTGCTTTTTATTATGTATTACCATTTGTAGGTGTTCAGCTTTCACCCTTTCAAACGGCAATAATAGGACTTAGTTTAAATTCAGGAGCATATATGGCAGAAATAATAAGAGGTGGAATACTATCGGTGGATAAGGGGCAATTTGAAGCTTGTAGATCCTTAGGATTTACCTATATAGATACTATGAAAAGAGTGGTATTACCACAAACTTTCAAGATAATTATTCCATCAGTTGGTAATGAGTTTATAACAATGCTTAAAGATACTTCATTGGTGTCAACCATTACTATGTCGGAAGTTATGAGAAAAGCACAGATTTTATCTGCATCAACATTTAGACCAATGGAATCTTTCTTTATAGCAGGATGTTTGTATCTTTTAATGACAACAATTTTTACGACAGTATTTTCACATTACGAAAAAAAACTGTCAGTATATTAG
- a CDS encoding amino acid ABC transporter ATP-binding protein, with product MYMIETKNLTKKFGKLTVFEGLNITVEKGEVLVIIGPSGSGKSTFLRCLNHLEVPNDGEVFIEGEKLDVKNKKHMRNTIEKVGMVFQNFNLFHHMTVMQNVVEAPITVKHEEREEVLKRAKIIIEKVGLKEKIDEYPSKLSGGQKQRVAIARSLAMRPDIMLFDEPTSSLDPELVGEVLGVMKDLAKEGMTMVVVTHEMGFAKDVADRVIFMDGGKIVEEGTPEELFMAPKERRTREFLNKVL from the coding sequence ATGTATATGATTGAGACTAAAAACTTAACTAAAAAATTTGGTAAACTAACAGTGTTTGAAGGTTTAAATATAACTGTTGAAAAAGGAGAAGTGTTAGTTATAATAGGTCCTTCTGGTTCAGGAAAAAGCACATTTTTAAGGTGTTTAAATCATCTTGAAGTACCCAATGATGGTGAGGTTTTTATTGAGGGAGAAAAATTAGATGTTAAAAATAAAAAGCATATGAGAAATACCATTGAAAAAGTAGGTATGGTATTTCAAAACTTTAACTTATTTCATCATATGACTGTAATGCAAAATGTAGTTGAAGCTCCAATTACAGTTAAACATGAAGAAAGAGAAGAAGTGCTAAAAAGAGCAAAAATAATTATTGAAAAGGTTGGCCTTAAAGAAAAGATAGATGAATACCCGTCAAAGTTATCAGGAGGTCAAAAACAAAGAGTAGCTATAGCAAGGTCCCTCGCTATGAGACCTGACATAATGCTATTTGATGAACCAACCTCTTCACTAGACCCGGAACTCGTTGGAGAGGTTCTAGGAGTAATGAAAGATCTTGCAAAAGAAGGCATGACAATGGTTGTTGTAACCCATGAGATGGGATTTGCAAAAGATGTAGCAGATAGAGTAATTTTCATGGACGGAGGAAAAATAGTAGAAGAGGGAACGCCAGAAGAATTGTTTATGGCTCCTAAAGAGCGGCGAACTAGAGAATTTTTGAATAAGGTGCTTTAG
- a CDS encoding argininosuccinate synthase, translating to MKEKVVLAYSGGLDTSIIIAWLKENYDMDVVAACINVGQEDDMKAIEKKAMSSGAVKIYIENLTAQFIKEYVFKGVKANATYEGKYLLGTAYARPLIAKKLVEIAHKEGAKYICHGCTGKGNDQVRFEVAIAAIDPSIKIIAPWRIWDITSREDAIDYANARGIEINVSKEKIYSVDQNLWHASHEGGDIEDFKNDHKREMYLMVTPPEQAPDEPTLVEIYFEKGIATKVNGVELEPIDIVKILNKIGGENGIGIVDLVENRLVGMKSRGIYETPGGTVLYAAHKELEEITIDKDTLHYKYQVSQKYGELVYDGLWFTTMREALDAFVDKTQETVTGSVTLKLYKGNIMVASKESPNALYDASISSFGASVLYDHKDAEGFINLFSLPSKIKAYKHLNNFK from the coding sequence ATGAAAGAAAAAGTTGTTTTAGCATATTCAGGAGGATTAGATACTTCTATAATAATAGCTTGGCTTAAAGAAAACTATGATATGGATGTTGTAGCAGCATGTATTAACGTTGGACAAGAGGATGATATGAAAGCAATTGAGAAAAAGGCTATGAGTTCAGGAGCTGTGAAAATATATATTGAGAACTTAACAGCGCAGTTCATCAAAGAGTACGTATTTAAAGGTGTTAAAGCAAATGCTACCTATGAAGGAAAGTATTTATTAGGTACAGCTTATGCAAGACCATTAATAGCTAAAAAGCTTGTAGAAATTGCACATAAAGAAGGGGCAAAATATATATGTCACGGATGTACTGGTAAGGGAAATGATCAAGTTAGATTTGAAGTTGCAATAGCAGCTATAGATCCGTCTATTAAGATTATTGCGCCTTGGAGAATTTGGGATATAACTTCAAGAGAAGATGCTATAGATTATGCTAATGCTAGAGGTATAGAAATAAATGTTAGTAAGGAAAAAATATATTCAGTTGATCAAAATTTATGGCATGCAAGTCACGAAGGCGGAGATATTGAAGATTTTAAAAATGATCACAAAAGAGAAATGTACCTTATGGTTACGCCTCCAGAACAAGCTCCAGATGAACCTACTCTTGTAGAAATATATTTTGAAAAGGGAATTGCTACAAAAGTTAATGGAGTTGAGCTTGAACCAATAGATATCGTTAAGATATTAAATAAAATTGGTGGAGAAAATGGAATAGGAATTGTAGATTTAGTAGAGAATAGACTTGTTGGAATGAAATCAAGAGGAATATATGAAACACCAGGTGGTACTGTTCTTTATGCAGCTCATAAGGAACTAGAGGAAATAACTATAGATAAAGATACTCTTCACTATAAATACCAAGTATCACAAAAATACGGAGAACTTGTTTATGATGGGCTTTGGTTTACTACAATGAGAGAAGCTCTTGATGCCTTTGTAGATAAAACTCAAGAAACTGTAACAGGATCTGTTACATTGAAGCTTTATAAAGGAAATATTATGGTAGCAAGTAAAGAATCTCCTAATGCACTATACGATGCAAGTATCTCTTCATTTGGAGCTAGCGTATTATATGATCATAAAGATGCAGAAGGATTTATTAACTTATTCTCATTACCAAGTAAAATAAAAGCATATAAACATTTAAATAATTTTAAATAA
- the argH gene encoding argininosuccinate lyase, protein MKLWGGRFLSKESKLMEDFNSSLSFDKKLYYEDIIGSIAHVKMLAKCNILTNEESKTIVNGLNSIMSDIKEGKLKIEGDYEDIHSFMEINLIKTVGEVGKKLHTARSRNDQVAVDMRLYSKYKALDVIDNLDIILGTIKILGNENAVIMPGYTHMQRAQVVTFKQHIMAYYSMLSRDKKRLTSAIEIMDENPLGCCALAGTTYDTDREFTTKELEFKKPVDNFMDGVSDRDYLLELLSAFSIIMMHFSRLSEELILWSTKEFNFIEISDEFSTGSSIMPQKRNPDAAELIRGKTGRVYGDLMSLLTTMKGIPLAYNKDMQEDKEPFFDAVDTVLKCIKIMNEMLGTLKIKKDNMHNAVKRGFLNATEAADYLVNKGMAFRDAHSVIGNIVITCEKKNKAIEELNLDELKSFSDLFEEDVYEFIDYENTISRGIKKEM, encoded by the coding sequence ATGAAACTTTGGGGCGGAAGATTTTTGAGTAAAGAAAGTAAGCTTATGGAGGACTTTAATAGTTCTCTTAGCTTTGATAAAAAATTGTATTATGAAGATATTATTGGAAGTATTGCTCATGTTAAAATGCTTGCAAAATGCAACATTTTAACAAATGAGGAAAGTAAAACTATAGTTAACGGTTTAAATTCTATAATGTCTGACATTAAAGAAGGTAAATTAAAAATCGAAGGCGATTATGAAGATATTCATAGCTTTATGGAAATAAACCTTATTAAAACCGTAGGTGAAGTAGGTAAGAAACTCCATACAGCAAGAAGCAGAAATGACCAAGTTGCAGTAGATATGAGGTTATATTCAAAATATAAGGCTTTGGATGTTATTGATAATTTAGATATAATTTTAGGAACAATTAAAATATTAGGAAATGAAAATGCTGTTATAATGCCAGGGTATACACATATGCAAAGAGCCCAGGTAGTAACATTTAAGCAACATATAATGGCATATTACAGTATGCTTAGTCGAGATAAGAAAAGGCTTACTAGTGCTATTGAAATTATGGATGAAAATCCTCTTGGATGTTGTGCTCTTGCTGGAACAACGTATGATACTGACAGAGAATTTACAACAAAAGAGTTAGAGTTTAAAAAGCCTGTAGATAATTTTATGGATGGAGTAAGTGATAGAGATTATTTATTAGAACTTCTATCTGCATTTTCTATAATAATGATGCATTTTAGTAGACTTAGTGAGGAATTGATTTTATGGAGTACTAAAGAATTTAATTTCATTGAAATTAGTGATGAGTTCTCCACAGGTAGTAGCATAATGCCTCAAAAAAGAAACCCAGATGCAGCAGAATTAATAAGAGGAAAAACTGGAAGAGTGTACGGCGATTTAATGAGTCTCCTTACAACTATGAAGGGAATCCCACTTGCCTATAATAAAGATATGCAAGAAGATAAAGAACCTTTCTTTGATGCTGTTGATACAGTATTAAAATGTATAAAAATTATGAATGAAATGTTAGGAACTTTAAAAATTAAAAAAGATAATATGCATAATGCAGTTAAAAGAGGTTTTTTAAATGCTACGGAAGCTGCAGATTATCTTGTTAATAAGGGGATGGCATTTAGAGATGCTCACTCTGTTATAGGAAATATTGTTATTACATGTGAGAAAAAAAATAAGGCAATTGAAGAATTAAATTTAGATGAACTTAAAAGTTTTAGTGATTTATTTGAAGAAGATGTATATGAATTTATAGATTATGAAAACACAATAAGTCGCGGTATAAAAAAAGAAATGTAA
- a CDS encoding patatin-like phospholipase family protein — protein sequence MNIYSSIKFADIVFEGGGVKGIGLVGALKPFEQKGYHWKNICGNSAGSIVAALVAVGYSSDEIKKLMIDLDYTKIADKNDSIMPFFSNAHNLLFKKGLFKGDYIKNWIDDALSNKLKLHSKKKVTFGDLIIPDEKGILLNNIKYKRKYKLHIIATDISRGKMIILPEDIAEYGINPDEFEVGLAIRMSISIPYFFQPVKLFKKNSNRKSLIVDGGVLSNYPVWIFDVNGIPDWPTIGFKLGGNKEIREHKITNILNFTSSIIETMLEAQDDIHISEMDFLRTVKIDTLDIKTTDFNIESKKIIDLYNSGEACARSFLQNFESDFKKHRIMRVNSLNNRTFKRICDSFTSNGIC from the coding sequence ATGAATATTTATAGCAGTATAAAATTCGCTGATATTGTATTTGAGGGTGGTGGTGTAAAGGGTATTGGTCTTGTCGGGGCATTAAAACCATTTGAACAAAAAGGATATCACTGGAAAAATATTTGCGGGAATTCTGCGGGGTCCATTGTAGCTGCATTAGTTGCAGTCGGCTACTCAAGTGATGAGATAAAAAAATTAATGATAGATCTAGATTATACAAAAATTGCCGATAAAAATGATTCTATCATGCCTTTTTTCTCTAATGCTCACAATTTGCTTTTTAAAAAGGGTCTTTTTAAAGGAGATTATATAAAAAACTGGATTGATGATGCTCTTTCAAATAAACTTAAACTACACAGTAAAAAAAAAGTAACTTTTGGAGATTTGATAATTCCAGATGAGAAAGGTATTCTTTTAAACAATATAAAGTATAAAAGAAAATATAAACTGCACATTATAGCAACGGACATAAGCCGCGGAAAGATGATAATATTACCTGAAGATATTGCTGAATACGGAATAAATCCTGATGAGTTTGAGGTAGGTTTGGCAATTAGAATGAGCATATCTATTCCATACTTTTTCCAGCCTGTAAAGTTATTTAAAAAAAATTCTAATAGAAAATCTCTAATTGTTGATGGTGGAGTTTTAAGCAATTATCCAGTTTGGATTTTTGATGTAAATGGTATACCAGACTGGCCGACCATTGGTTTTAAACTTGGAGGGAATAAAGAAATACGAGAACATAAAATTACAAATATTTTAAACTTCACTAGCTCAATAATTGAGACTATGCTAGAAGCACAAGATGATATTCATATAAGCGAGATGGATTTTTTACGAACAGTAAAAATCGATACCCTTGATATTAAAACTACAGATTTTAATATAGAAAGTAAAAAAATAATTGATTTATATAATTCCGGTGAAGCTTGTGCTAGGAGTTTTCTCCAGAACTTCGAAAGCGACTTTAAAAAGCATAGAATTATGAGAGTTAATTCTCTTAATAATAGAACTTTTAAACGTATTTGTGATAGTTTTACATCAAATGGCATTTGTTAA
- a CDS encoding GNAT family N-acetyltransferase, with the protein MIRQIERGEIKVCVEVIRKSFETIAQQFNLTKENCPGNASFMKAEKLYKQYDGGRLMFAYLDNCVIVGYFSLSKNNGGSFELNNLAILVEYRHKGYGKEMIIFALHKAREMGSNKMTIGLIEENIKLRNWYSSLGFIHTGTRKYKHLPFTVGFMRIGL; encoded by the coding sequence ATGATAAGGCAGATAGAAAGAGGTGAGATTAAAGTGTGTGTAGAAGTAATTAGAAAAAGTTTTGAAACTATAGCACAACAATTTAATCTTACAAAAGAGAATTGCCCTGGAAATGCAAGTTTTATGAAGGCCGAAAAATTATATAAGCAGTATGATGGAGGTCGATTAATGTTTGCTTATCTTGATAATTGTGTAATAGTAGGTTATTTTTCGCTTAGCAAGAATAATGGTGGGAGTTTTGAACTGAATAATCTTGCTATATTGGTAGAATATCGTCATAAAGGTTATGGCAAAGAAATGATCATTTTTGCATTGCATAAAGCCAGGGAAATGGGAAGTAATAAAATGACTATTGGATTAATTGAAGAAAACATAAAATTAAGGAATTGGTACAGCAGTTTAGGCTTTATACATACAGGTACAAGAAAGTATAAACATTTACCTTTCACAGTAGGCTTTATGAGAATTGGACTTTAG
- a CDS encoding zinc-ribbon domain-containing protein, whose product MADKTLVCSNCGKEFIFTEGEQEFYKEKGFENEPKRCPDCRKARKIQRNKQKIV is encoded by the coding sequence ATGGCAGATAAGACTTTAGTTTGTAGTAATTGCGGTAAAGAATTCATATTTACAGAGGGTGAACAAGAATTTTATAAAGAAAAAGGATTCGAAAATGAACCTAAAAGATGCCCAGATTGCAGAAAAGCAAGAAAAATACAAAGAAATAAGCAGAAAATAGTATAA
- a CDS encoding lipase family alpha/beta hydrolase — MVLFITIFVLAILIISIICLDISNKVHILNKKFMSIYLIFAPHVFLLGYFFIEHTKFGQDQVICKWIILIQIILFVFYIWLKVNIAPNTKKQIVNIRLKVMIGGKRLVLYGLYVAFIQVLIYLIGFKIMRGIVIPKNIFVIDTIIMVLTTITLLTNGMLRILCTSRRLSIVKRYIVAVMVFIPIINIFIMLYACHIAKIEYDHECYKVINNEARVDSEVCKTKYPLVLVHGVGFRDLKYINYWGRIPKELIRNGSTVYYGNQEAWGTVEYNALDIKEKILEIIKVTGAEKVNIIAHSKGGLDARYMISKLDMGNYVASLTMVSSPHRGCKFVDVACNMPDKLYKGIAKIFDKYYRVLGDKNPDFYTASSQFTTHHSKKFNEEVKDVDGVYYQSYATVVKNMFSDYVVTIPYILVKITEGENDGLVSINSAKWGEFKGVLKSKNRRGISHGDIIDLRRDDYKGFDVIEKYVEIVSNLKNEGY, encoded by the coding sequence ATGGTATTATTTATAACGATATTTGTCTTAGCAATACTAATAATTAGCATTATATGCTTAGATATTAGTAATAAGGTACACATACTCAATAAAAAGTTCATGAGCATATATTTAATTTTTGCACCTCATGTTTTTTTATTAGGGTATTTTTTTATCGAGCACACTAAATTTGGACAAGATCAAGTTATATGCAAATGGATTATTTTAATCCAAATAATTCTTTTTGTTTTTTATATTTGGTTAAAAGTAAACATAGCTCCAAATACTAAAAAGCAAATTGTTAACATTAGACTAAAGGTAATGATAGGTGGCAAACGTCTTGTTCTCTATGGTCTGTATGTAGCATTTATTCAAGTCTTAATTTACTTAATTGGGTTTAAAATAATGCGAGGCATTGTTATTCCTAAAAACATATTTGTAATAGACACTATTATTATGGTGTTGACTACTATTACTTTACTTACAAATGGAATGTTACGAATCCTATGCACTTCACGAAGATTAAGCATAGTAAAACGTTACATTGTAGCCGTTATGGTCTTTATTCCAATTATAAATATTTTTATAATGTTGTATGCTTGCCATATTGCAAAAATAGAATATGATCATGAGTGTTATAAGGTAATTAATAATGAGGCACGTGTTGATTCAGAGGTATGTAAAACAAAATATCCTCTTGTACTAGTTCACGGTGTTGGATTTAGAGATTTAAAATACATTAATTATTGGGGAAGAATACCTAAGGAATTGATTCGTAATGGATCAACAGTTTATTACGGAAATCAGGAAGCTTGGGGAACAGTGGAGTATAATGCTTTGGATATTAAAGAAAAGATACTTGAAATCATTAAAGTGACAGGAGCCGAAAAGGTAAATATTATTGCACATTCGAAAGGAGGACTCGATGCACGTTACATGATTAGTAAGTTAGATATGGGAAACTATGTTGCTTCTCTAACAATGGTGTCATCCCCTCATAGAGGATGTAAGTTCGTTGATGTTGCCTGTAATATGCCTGATAAGCTTTATAAGGGTATTGCAAAAATATTTGATAAATACTATAGGGTCTTGGGTGATAAAAACCCTGACTTTTATACTGCAAGTAGTCAATTTACAACTCATCATAGTAAAAAGTTTAATGAAGAGGTAAAAGACGTAGATGGTGTGTATTATCAAAGCTATGCGACAGTAGTAAAGAATATGTTTAGTGATTATGTAGTGACTATCCCTTATATTTTAGTAAAGATAACAGAAGGAGAAAATGATGGCTTAGTATCTATTAATTCTGCTAAATGGGGAGAATTTAAAGGTGTGCTTAAAAGTAAGAATAGGCGTGGAATCTCTCATGGAGACATTATTGATTTAAGAAGAGATGATTATAAGGGATTTGATGTAATAGAAAAGTATGTAGAGATTGTATCAAACCTTAAAAATGAAGGATATTAG
- a CDS encoding GNAT family N-acetyltransferase, with protein sequence MKLAFDHAGIRWYKNLIMRRFHYATRKRELSQEQREELLKALKDRFEKNMSHHKDILCGNGYMKEAMKEIIAIAMGSMNIKDANVCIYIENQSSIHLAENLGFILSGSIYEVFREREYLRNRYSLYITN encoded by the coding sequence TTGAAGCTTGCCTTTGACCATGCGGGAATCAGATGGTATAAAAACTTAATTATGAGGAGGTTTCATTATGCAACACGAAAAAGGGAGTTGTCACAAGAACAACGTGAAGAACTACTCAAAGCATTAAAAGACCGATTTGAGAAAAACATGAGCCACCATAAAGATATATTATGTGGAAATGGTTATATGAAAGAAGCAATGAAAGAAATCATCGCAATCGCTATGGGCTCTATGAACATAAAAGATGCAAATGTATGTATTTATATTGAGAATCAAAGTTCAATCCATCTTGCAGAGAACCTTGGTTTTATTTTATCTGGTTCAATTTATGAAGTGTTTAGAGAGAGGGAGTACTTGCGTAATAGGTACTCACTTTATATCACAAACTAA
- a CDS encoding NUDIX hydrolase, with the protein MDTYIGCSVIIHDNDNKVLIAQRGKSKKRFPLLWETVGGALENDETPEECIRRETMEELNCNIDNLELFKVYIINQDNRYVLIVYTGKINEKIQYNSEIEQIRWVDKSDVENFCFYGNEAEKLMDYYNNYFIKASR; encoded by the coding sequence ATGGATACATACATAGGTTGTTCAGTAATAATTCACGATAATGATAATAAGGTTTTAATTGCTCAAAGAGGCAAGTCTAAAAAGAGATTTCCGCTTTTGTGGGAAACTGTCGGAGGGGCATTAGAGAATGATGAAACACCAGAAGAGTGTATTCGTAGGGAAACAATGGAGGAACTTAATTGTAATATAGATAATTTGGAACTATTTAAAGTTTATATTATTAACCAAGATAATAGGTATGTTCTAATTGTATATACTGGTAAGATAAACGAAAAAATACAATATAATTCTGAAATAGAACAAATTCGATGGGTTGATAAATCGGATGTTGAAAATTTTTGTTTTTATGGTAACGAAGCCGAAAAGCTAATGGATTATTATAATAACTATTTTATAAAAGCTAGTAGGTAA
- a CDS encoding ABC transporter ATP-binding protein, giving the protein MNVLKTENLVKIYGQEPTIIKALNDVSIEVNEGEFVAIIGTSGSGKSTLLNMLGGLDKPTSGETIISNKNIGNMNDEELTIFRRRNIGFIFQNYNLVPILNVYENIVLPIELDGVKVDKEYVDSVINTLGLKEKLNSMPNNLSGGQQQRVAIARALATKPSLILADEPTGNLDSRTSMDVIGLLKTTSKKFNQTMVMITHNEEIAQLADKIIRIEDGKVTVIGGEK; this is encoded by the coding sequence ATGAATGTATTAAAGACGGAAAATCTAGTAAAAATATACGGTCAAGAACCTACTATAATTAAGGCTTTAAATGATGTTAGCATTGAAGTAAATGAAGGGGAGTTTGTTGCGATAATAGGAACTTCAGGAAGTGGAAAATCAACTCTATTAAATATGTTAGGTGGACTTGACAAGCCAACTAGTGGAGAAACAATTATATCAAATAAAAATATTGGCAATATGAATGATGAAGAACTAACTATTTTTAGAAGAAGAAATATAGGATTTATATTTCAAAACTATAACCTTGTTCCTATATTAAATGTTTATGAAAATATAGTTTTACCAATAGAGCTAGATGGAGTCAAGGTAGATAAAGAGTATGTTGATTCAGTAATTAACACTTTAGGCTTAAAAGAAAAGCTAAATAGTATGCCTAATAATCTTTCAGGAGGTCAACAACAAAGAGTAGCAATAGCAAGGGCATTAGCTACAAAACCTAGTTTGATTTTAGCAGATGAACCAACAGGAAATCTAGATAGTAGAACTAGTATGGATGTAATAGGTTTATTAAAAACAACTAGTAAAAAATTCAATCAAACTATGGTTATGATTACTCATAATGAAGAAATAGCTCAGCTTGCAGATAAGATAATAAGAATCGAAGATGGAAAGGTTACAGTTATAGGTGGTGAAAAATAA